A window of the Nitrosococcus wardiae genome harbors these coding sequences:
- a CDS encoding FAD-linked oxidase C-terminal domain-containing protein, which translates to MPSSAQETLAPGIPKGDLIKEFGTFLPPEAILSEEEDLYPYECDGLSAYRALPWLAVLPETVEQAQKILQICHAWDIPVVARGAGTGLSGGALPLQNGVLLSLAKFNKILAIDPINRTARVQPGVRNLAISEAAAPDGLYYAPDPSSQIACTIGGNVAENSGGVHCLKYGLTVHNILALKILTMDGEQISLGGETLDSPGYDLLALMTGSEGLLGVIVEVTVKLLPLPERAQVVLAAFDEVAKASAAVGGVISAGIIPAGLEMMDHLAIQAAEDFVHAGYPRDAAAILLCELDGTNAEVSQQIYQVRELLLDYGAVKIRTAQDKQERAKLWQGRKAAFPAVGRLAPDYYCMDGTIPRKRLPQVLERITELSQEFNLPVANVFHAGDGNLHPLILYDANQPGELERAEQLGAQILELCVAVGGTITGEHGVGIEKINQMCVQFGTAELQQFHALKGAFDPKGLLNPGKAIPTLHRCAEFGTMHVHQGKLPFPELDRF; encoded by the coding sequence TTGCCTTCATCAGCTCAAGAAACCCTCGCCCCTGGCATTCCCAAGGGAGATCTCATTAAAGAATTTGGCACTTTTCTCCCTCCAGAAGCCATCCTCTCTGAGGAGGAAGATCTATACCCCTATGAGTGCGATGGACTCTCTGCCTATCGCGCCCTTCCCTGGCTGGCAGTACTGCCGGAAACCGTTGAACAGGCCCAAAAAATCCTCCAAATTTGCCATGCTTGGGATATTCCCGTGGTGGCACGAGGTGCGGGTACCGGCCTTTCCGGTGGTGCCTTACCCTTACAAAACGGTGTTTTGCTCAGCCTTGCTAAATTTAACAAGATCCTTGCCATCGACCCTATCAATCGCACGGCCCGCGTGCAACCGGGGGTGCGGAACCTTGCCATTTCTGAAGCTGCTGCACCCGATGGACTCTATTATGCCCCTGATCCGTCCTCCCAAATTGCCTGCACCATTGGGGGCAACGTGGCAGAAAATTCCGGCGGCGTCCACTGCCTCAAATATGGCCTGACTGTCCATAATATCTTAGCCCTAAAAATTCTGACCATGGATGGAGAACAGATTTCACTGGGGGGTGAAACCTTGGACTCCCCAGGCTATGATTTGCTGGCCCTGATGACAGGGTCAGAAGGGTTACTCGGAGTTATCGTCGAAGTCACGGTAAAGCTTTTACCTCTCCCCGAGCGTGCTCAGGTGGTTCTAGCGGCCTTTGATGAGGTAGCTAAGGCAAGCGCTGCCGTAGGAGGGGTTATTAGTGCGGGGATCATCCCCGCGGGGCTGGAGATGATGGATCACTTGGCTATTCAGGCTGCCGAGGATTTCGTCCATGCAGGTTATCCTCGGGATGCGGCCGCCATTCTACTTTGTGAGCTGGACGGTACTAATGCGGAAGTTTCCCAACAGATCTATCAGGTCCGCGAATTACTGCTGGACTATGGTGCCGTAAAAATCCGGACTGCCCAGGATAAGCAGGAACGGGCAAAACTATGGCAGGGGCGTAAGGCCGCTTTCCCAGCCGTCGGGCGCCTGGCACCCGATTATTATTGCATGGATGGCACCATTCCCCGTAAACGCTTACCCCAAGTCTTAGAACGCATCACCGAACTCTCTCAAGAGTTTAACCTACCTGTGGCTAACGTCTTCCATGCCGGTGACGGAAACTTGCACCCTCTTATTCTCTACGATGCCAATCAACCCGGCGAGCTGGAGCGGGCTGAGCAGCTTGGTGCCCAAATCCTAGAGCTTTGCGTTGCCGTTGGTGGCACGATTACAGGTGAACACGGGGTAGGAATAGAAAAGATTAATCAGATGTGCGTCCAATTTGGCACTGCTGAACTGCAACAATTTCATGCCCTCAAAGGGGCCTTTGATCCCAAGGGCCTGCTCAATCCCGGCAAAGCTATTCCTACTTTGCACCGCTGTGCCGAATTTGGCACCATGCATGTTCACCAGGGTAAGCTCCCCTTTCCAGAATTGGACAGATTCTGA
- a CDS encoding 5'-nucleotidase — protein MPTTLGDKLVVAISSRALFDLDESHQVFEEQGTDSYCQYQIEREEVLLEPGVAFPLVRKLLALNQGRPDQPRVEVILLSRNNADTGLRVFNSIQHHKLEVTRAAFTSGESPYRYVSAFGAHLFLSADPDDVKKALEAGVAAATIVRSKASLNVYSEQLRIAFDGDAVLFSDDAERIFKEQGLTAFQTSEQASARQPLSGGPFRNFLAALQRIQREYPPEKSPIRTALVTARGAPAHERVIRTLRAWDIRIDEALFLGGLDKGDFLKAFGADIFFDDQQGHCESASRHVTTGHVPHGVSHQG, from the coding sequence ATGCCCACCACACTGGGTGACAAACTCGTCGTCGCTATCTCTTCACGGGCCTTGTTCGATCTGGATGAAAGTCATCAGGTCTTTGAGGAACAGGGGACCGATTCGTACTGTCAGTATCAGATTGAGCGGGAAGAGGTGCTTTTGGAGCCGGGGGTGGCTTTCCCGCTGGTACGGAAGCTGTTGGCCCTTAATCAGGGGCGCCCCGACCAACCACGAGTGGAAGTCATCTTGCTGTCGCGAAACAATGCAGATACGGGTCTTCGGGTATTTAATTCCATTCAACACCATAAGCTTGAGGTGACCCGGGCAGCTTTTACCTCCGGGGAAAGCCCCTATCGTTATGTTTCCGCATTCGGTGCTCATTTGTTTCTTTCTGCCGATCCCGATGATGTCAAAAAAGCGCTGGAGGCAGGGGTAGCGGCAGCCACTATTGTGCGCTCGAAAGCTAGTCTCAATGTCTACTCAGAGCAACTGCGGATTGCCTTTGACGGCGATGCTGTCCTATTTTCCGATGATGCCGAGCGGATTTTCAAGGAACAAGGTTTGACTGCTTTTCAAACCAGTGAGCAAGCCTCAGCCCGGCAGCCTCTTTCAGGAGGGCCATTCCGCAATTTCTTGGCAGCGCTACAGCGGATTCAACGGGAATACCCCCCAGAGAAATCACCTATCCGAACGGCCCTTGTTACGGCACGGGGGGCACCGGCCCATGAGCGAGTGATCCGCACTTTGCGGGCCTGGGATATTCGCATCGACGAGGCTTTATTCCTTGGTGGACTGGATAAGGGCGATTTCCTTAAGGCCTTTGGCGCCGATATCTTTTTTGATGACCAGCAGGGCCATTGCGAATCCGCCAGCCGTCACGTGACTACAGGTCATGTCCCCCACGGGGTCTCCCATCAGGGCTAG
- a CDS encoding pyridoxal-phosphate-dependent aminotransferase family protein — protein sequence MSITSFYPPVRILMGPGPSDVNPRILEAMSRPTIGHLDPIFITMMDEMKGLLQYAFQTKNELTFSVSAPGSAGMETCFVNLLEPGDKVIICQNGVFGGRMKENAERCGAVPILVQDPWGAAVDPHKLEEALKSHPDAKVVAFVHAETSTGACSDVKTLVEIAHRNDCLTIVDTVTSLGGSPLKVDEWGIDAVYSGSQKCLSCTPGLSPVSFNERAAERIRTRQTKVQSWFLDLNLVMGYWGGGGKRAYHHTAPINALYGLHEALVLLQEEGLEKAWERHQRNHQALGAGIEAMGLRFVVKEEERLPQLNAIAIPEGIDDATVRTRLLQEYGLEIGAGLGEMAGKIWRVGLMGYGSNPRNVLVFLGALEAVLHDLGADIEPGVAVRAARAVW from the coding sequence ATGTCCATCACTTCCTTTTATCCCCCTGTCCGTATCCTCATGGGGCCGGGGCCCTCGGATGTGAATCCACGCATTCTTGAAGCCATGTCCCGGCCCACTATCGGCCATTTAGATCCTATTTTTATTACCATGATGGATGAGATGAAGGGCCTATTACAATATGCCTTTCAAACCAAAAACGAATTGACTTTCTCTGTTTCTGCGCCGGGCAGTGCAGGAATGGAAACTTGCTTTGTGAATTTGCTAGAGCCTGGCGATAAGGTGATCATCTGCCAAAATGGCGTATTTGGTGGGCGGATGAAGGAAAATGCCGAGCGTTGCGGCGCTGTCCCTATCCTGGTCCAGGATCCCTGGGGTGCGGCAGTGGACCCGCATAAACTGGAAGAGGCCCTTAAATCCCACCCAGACGCCAAGGTAGTGGCTTTTGTCCATGCGGAAACTTCTACCGGTGCCTGTTCTGATGTAAAGACTCTGGTGGAAATCGCGCATCGTAATGATTGTTTGACGATAGTGGATACGGTGACCTCTCTGGGAGGTAGTCCCCTGAAAGTGGATGAGTGGGGTATTGATGCAGTTTACTCCGGGAGTCAAAAATGCCTTTCCTGTACGCCGGGGTTGTCGCCAGTAAGCTTTAATGAGCGTGCTGCTGAGCGGATCCGGACTCGGCAGACCAAGGTGCAGAGCTGGTTTCTTGACTTGAATCTGGTGATGGGTTACTGGGGAGGGGGCGGCAAACGGGCTTATCACCACACTGCACCGATAAATGCCCTCTATGGACTGCATGAGGCTTTGGTGTTGTTGCAAGAAGAAGGATTGGAAAAAGCCTGGGAGCGGCATCAGCGCAACCATCAAGCACTGGGTGCGGGTATCGAAGCGATGGGATTACGGTTTGTCGTTAAGGAGGAGGAGCGCCTCCCTCAGCTTAACGCAATTGCGATTCCTGAAGGCATTGACGATGCTACAGTGCGGACTCGGCTGCTGCAAGAATATGGGTTAGAAATTGGTGCAGGACTAGGTGAAATGGCGGGAAAGATTTGGCGTGTTGGCCTGATGGGTTATGGCTCTAATCCACGCAATGTCCTGGTTTTCCTGGGTGCGCTGGAAGCTGTGCTCCACGACCTGGGAGCTGATATTGAGCCAGGGGTCGCCGTCAGAGCGGCCCGGGCAGTTTGGTAA
- the apbC gene encoding iron-sulfur cluster carrier protein ApbC, which translates to MVTQAQVEETLKSYHDPYLEQDLVSAKAVDSIVIEGDRVDLKIKLGFPAKGYIPELVAAIQKTTASLEGVAHTQVDVSWEVVAHKVQQGVKPYPTIKNVIAVASGKGGVGKSTTAVNLALALAAEGASVGVLDADIYGPSQPRMLGVQRRPESRDGKSIEPLMNYGVQAMSIGFLIDEEEPMIWRGPMVTSALQQMLQDTNWRDLDYLVVDLPPGTGDTQLTLAQRVPVSGAVIVTTPQDIALLDARKGLKMFEKVNVPVLGIVENMSIHICSQCGHEEPIFGEGGGERMAAQYGVTLLGQLPLDKRIREDADNGHPSVVTDPEGRIAQIYRDIARRVAAKLSLQGKDYSTKFPNIVVENS; encoded by the coding sequence ATGGTCACCCAAGCCCAGGTCGAAGAGACCCTAAAGAGTTATCACGACCCGTACCTGGAACAGGACCTGGTCTCTGCGAAAGCAGTGGATTCCATTGTCATTGAGGGGGATAGGGTCGACTTGAAGATCAAGCTCGGGTTTCCCGCCAAGGGTTATATTCCAGAATTAGTGGCGGCCATTCAAAAAACAACGGCCTCTTTGGAAGGTGTGGCCCATACCCAGGTAGACGTCAGTTGGGAAGTGGTTGCCCATAAAGTCCAACAGGGAGTGAAGCCCTATCCGACCATTAAGAATGTGATTGCGGTGGCCTCTGGCAAGGGAGGGGTGGGCAAATCCACGACAGCCGTTAATTTGGCGTTAGCTTTGGCGGCGGAAGGTGCCTCGGTGGGAGTATTAGATGCCGATATTTATGGCCCCAGCCAGCCCCGGATGCTAGGCGTTCAGCGCCGACCCGAATCCCGGGATGGCAAGTCTATCGAGCCCTTGATGAATTATGGGGTTCAGGCCATGTCTATTGGGTTTCTCATCGACGAAGAAGAACCCATGATTTGGCGGGGTCCCATGGTGACCTCAGCCCTGCAACAGATGTTACAGGATACTAACTGGCGGGATTTAGATTATTTGGTGGTGGATTTGCCGCCAGGGACGGGGGATACCCAGCTTACTTTGGCTCAACGGGTACCTGTCAGCGGTGCTGTAATCGTCACCACGCCCCAAGATATTGCCCTTTTAGATGCCCGTAAGGGGCTTAAGATGTTTGAGAAGGTTAATGTGCCCGTATTGGGAATCGTGGAAAACATGAGCATCCATATCTGCAGTCAGTGTGGGCATGAAGAGCCCATTTTTGGTGAAGGGGGAGGAGAGCGTATGGCAGCCCAGTACGGGGTCACCCTTTTGGGACAGCTTCCCCTGGATAAACGTATCCGTGAAGACGCCGACAATGGCCATCCCAGCGTTGTCACCGATCCGGAGGGACGTATCGCTCAGATCTATCGGGATATTGCTCGCCGGGTTGCGGCCAAGCTCTCGTTGCAGGGCAAAGACTACAGTACCAAATTTCCTAATATTGTGGTGGAGAATAGTTAA
- the dapD gene encoding 2,3,4,5-tetrahydropyridine-2,6-dicarboxylate N-succinyltransferase — protein sequence MSDIHTIIEEAFERRAEINPRKAETLVKDAVEEALHRLDTGEVRVAEKQNGEWVVNEWLKKAVLLSFRLSDNVFVKGGYTNYFDKVPSKYADYSSRDFRQDGVRVVPPASVRKGAFIAPSVVLMPSYVNIGAYVDQGTMVDTWATVGSCAQIGKNVHLSGGVGIGGVLEPLQAKPTIIEDNCFIGARSEIVEGVIVEEGSVISMGVFIGQSTKIYNRETDEISYGRVPAGSVVVPGNLPSQEGKYSLYCAVIAKRVDEKTRSKVGINDLLRNI from the coding sequence ATGAGTGACATCCACACAATTATTGAAGAAGCTTTCGAGCGTCGCGCTGAGATTAACCCTCGCAAAGCGGAAACCCTGGTTAAGGATGCGGTAGAAGAAGCCTTACATCGGCTGGATACGGGGGAAGTTAGGGTAGCAGAAAAGCAAAACGGCGAATGGGTGGTGAATGAATGGCTTAAAAAAGCGGTCCTGCTCTCGTTCCGTTTGTCGGATAATGTTTTTGTAAAAGGGGGCTATACCAATTACTTTGATAAGGTCCCCTCCAAGTATGCCGATTATAGCTCCCGGGACTTCCGTCAGGATGGAGTCCGGGTCGTACCGCCTGCTTCCGTTCGCAAAGGCGCCTTCATTGCACCCAGCGTGGTGCTGATGCCTTCCTATGTCAACATCGGGGCCTATGTGGACCAGGGCACCATGGTAGATACCTGGGCCACCGTGGGCTCTTGCGCCCAAATTGGGAAAAATGTTCATCTTTCTGGCGGAGTAGGCATTGGGGGAGTGCTAGAACCCCTGCAAGCCAAGCCCACCATTATTGAAGATAACTGCTTCATAGGCGCCCGCTCCGAAATTGTGGAGGGCGTTATTGTAGAAGAAGGTTCGGTAATTTCCATGGGGGTATTTATTGGCCAAAGCACCAAGATTTACAACCGAGAAACGGATGAAATCAGCTACGGTCGTGTTCCCGCCGGCTCAGTGGTAGTACCCGGTAATTTGCCTTCTCAAGAGGGTAAATACAGTCTTTATTGTGCGGTTATTGCGAAACGAGTCGACGAAAAAACTCGCAGCAAAGTAGGCATCAACGACCTGCTGCGGAATATTTAA
- a CDS encoding DUF1499 domain-containing protein, whose amino-acid sequence MLGVHNDKLSSCPSNPNCVCSDSTDEKHYIEPYRLKVEPYQGWEALKEVISSLPRTRIISASSHYLHAEARSRIFRFVDDLEFQLRPRQGIIAVRSAARLGYYDFGVNRSRIEKIRHKLRAREVLQSIPESQ is encoded by the coding sequence ATGCTAGGCGTCCACAATGACAAATTATCCTCCTGTCCAAGTAATCCCAATTGTGTGTGCAGCGATTCAACAGATGAAAAACACTACATCGAGCCCTATCGACTCAAAGTTGAACCCTACCAAGGATGGGAGGCACTGAAAGAAGTGATCAGCTCATTACCCCGGACAAGGATTATTTCAGCCTCTAGCCATTATCTACACGCAGAAGCCAGAAGCCGTATTTTCCGCTTTGTCGATGACCTGGAATTTCAGCTGCGCCCACGGCAAGGGATTATTGCTGTTCGTTCAGCCGCGCGTTTGGGATACTACGATTTTGGGGTTAATCGAAGTCGAATTGAGAAAATACGCCACAAGCTCCGCGCCCGGGAAGTCTTACAGTCAATCCCGGAATCACAGTAA
- a CDS encoding DsrE family protein, which produces MATFIISGSRGTDDPTMATLPFMAAKVAKEEGHEVVLWLWNEAVTLARKGTADHITGVNLTPLKELLVTIQSLDVPIWVCGACAVARQIAEEDLVKGATVKGMPDYIKAVAERDRSVVF; this is translated from the coding sequence ATGGCGACATTTATTATCTCTGGTAGCCGAGGTACTGATGACCCGACGATGGCCACTCTGCCGTTTATGGCCGCTAAGGTGGCAAAGGAAGAAGGTCATGAGGTAGTTCTCTGGTTATGGAATGAAGCGGTTACCTTGGCCCGAAAAGGTACGGCCGATCATATCACCGGGGTAAATCTAACCCCGCTTAAGGAATTGCTCGTGACGATTCAATCTCTGGATGTTCCGATTTGGGTCTGCGGTGCTTGTGCAGTAGCCCGTCAGATTGCCGAAGAGGATCTGGTCAAAGGCGCCACGGTTAAAGGGATGCCAGATTATATTAAGGCAGTCGCCGAACGGGATCGCAGCGTTGTATTTTGA
- a CDS encoding CBS domain-containing protein: MGEHEVHKSTSKQELRAFMQAILSDLRALEVMIERHLFEGGITRTGAEQEMFLIDGKTHAAPTAAELLTHLSDPRFKTELARFNLEFNLDPKPLSGGFLRQLEEELTAGLDKAGEAAAAVNTQILLTGILPTLRHEDIRPDMLTPDARYQRIDDSVFHTHPQPVSVLIDGPDQYEGTHDSVALEGANISLQLHWQVEPENAAYYYNLAQLISAPLLAAAVNSPVLFGHRLWHETRIALFERALDTRSGPQLTRGMPSRISFGSAWVQESILEIFQDNAARYPIIMTRKPDPNPLKLIEQGIIPKLSALTLHSGTVWRWNRPCYGILEGKPHLRIENRVLPAGPTLLDEVANAALFYGLMLGLAEEYHDFTSRLPFHEARANFLAAAQQGLDARFTWLDGRVIRARSLLLEELIPKARRGLTQVGVLSEDLERYLGTLNARVRKGQTGALWLLNALAQNPHQDSTTLLHHAVLAMLHYQQQGIPVHRWAPLMVANQSESARLPHTVSDIMAQNLFTVRPDDIIDLASRIMDWKHVRHIPVETEKGKLVGLLTIHELLHAHNILSTQDAPRPIPVAEMMNPKPITIPSDMPILEAMQLMLASETGSLLVVNRTQLLGIVTERDLVRAACQLLTTVS; the protein is encoded by the coding sequence ATGGGAGAGCATGAAGTTCACAAAAGCACCAGCAAGCAGGAATTACGCGCTTTCATGCAAGCCATCTTAAGTGATCTTCGCGCCCTTGAAGTCATGATTGAACGCCATCTGTTCGAAGGAGGCATCACCCGCACCGGGGCGGAGCAGGAAATGTTTCTGATTGATGGGAAAACCCATGCCGCACCCACTGCGGCCGAATTACTCACCCATCTTTCCGATCCCCGCTTTAAGACTGAATTGGCCCGCTTTAACTTGGAGTTCAACTTAGATCCCAAGCCACTCAGCGGAGGTTTCCTGCGCCAGCTCGAAGAGGAATTAACAGCAGGACTCGATAAAGCTGGGGAAGCGGCCGCCGCCGTGAATACCCAGATTCTGCTCACGGGAATCTTACCCACCTTGCGCCATGAAGATATCAGGCCAGACATGCTTACCCCCGATGCCCGCTATCAACGGATCGATGATTCGGTTTTTCATACTCATCCGCAACCGGTATCCGTGCTCATTGATGGACCGGACCAATACGAGGGAACCCATGACAGTGTGGCCTTAGAGGGAGCGAACATCAGCTTGCAACTACATTGGCAAGTGGAACCTGAAAACGCAGCCTACTACTACAATCTAGCACAGCTTATCAGCGCTCCCTTGCTTGCGGCTGCGGTTAACTCACCGGTGCTCTTTGGCCACCGGCTTTGGCACGAAACCCGAATAGCTCTTTTCGAACGGGCCTTGGATACCCGAAGCGGCCCGCAACTCACTCGCGGGATGCCCTCCCGGATCAGCTTTGGAAGTGCCTGGGTCCAAGAGTCGATCCTGGAAATCTTCCAAGACAACGCCGCTCGGTATCCTATTATCATGACCCGCAAACCAGACCCTAACCCCCTTAAGCTGATTGAGCAGGGGATCATCCCTAAATTATCCGCCTTGACCCTTCACAGCGGCACGGTCTGGCGTTGGAACCGACCCTGCTATGGAATCCTTGAAGGCAAACCTCATCTTCGCATTGAAAACCGGGTATTGCCGGCAGGTCCCACCCTCTTGGATGAAGTGGCCAATGCTGCCCTTTTTTATGGGCTAATGCTAGGGCTCGCGGAGGAATACCATGACTTTACTTCCCGGTTACCCTTCCATGAAGCGAGAGCCAACTTCTTGGCGGCCGCCCAACAGGGTCTTGATGCCCGCTTTACCTGGCTTGACGGCCGGGTCATCCGGGCGCGCAGCTTGCTGTTGGAGGAGCTTATCCCTAAAGCCCGGCGGGGGCTTACTCAGGTGGGCGTGCTTTCTGAGGATCTTGAAAGATACTTAGGCACGCTTAATGCCCGCGTTCGCAAAGGCCAAACAGGGGCCCTCTGGTTGCTAAATGCACTGGCACAGAACCCTCATCAAGACTCAACAACCCTGTTGCACCATGCTGTGTTGGCAATGCTCCACTATCAGCAACAGGGCATACCGGTGCATCGATGGGCGCCTTTAATGGTGGCAAACCAGAGTGAATCGGCCCGCCTTCCCCACACGGTTAGCGATATCATGGCTCAAAACCTTTTTACCGTTCGCCCTGATGATATCATTGATCTTGCGAGTCGCATCATGGACTGGAAGCATGTGCGGCACATCCCAGTGGAAACGGAAAAAGGTAAATTGGTTGGACTTCTCACCATTCACGAGCTATTACATGCCCATAATATCCTGTCTACACAGGACGCCCCCCGTCCTATTCCTGTGGCTGAAATGATGAATCCAAAACCGATTACCATCCCTTCTGATATGCCCATCCTAGAAGCAATGCAACTTATGCTTGCCTCCGAGACCGGTTCTCTATTGGTTGTCAATCGTACTCAATTATTAGGGATCGTCACCGAGCGGGACCTAGTCCGCGCAGCGTGCCAGCTGCTCACTACTGTCTCCTAA
- the dapE gene encoding succinyl-diaminopimelate desuccinylase, translating into MSAILELAKKLIACASITPQDAGCQPLLAERLEALGFRGERLPFGEVDNIWLRRGQKSPVFVFAGHTDVVPPGPAEQWLIDPFKPEIRDEMLYGRGAADMKGSLAAMVTASERFITVHPDHLGSIAFLLTSDEEGQAVNGTVKVVETLEARGEKIDYCLVGEPTSRERVGDMVKNGRRGSLSGRLLVHGTQGHVAYPHLADNPIHGLTPVLVTLCAREWDRGNEDFPPTTFQVSNIHGGTGATNVIPGEVEILFNFRYSTEVTHQQLQQQVEAILSQHNLNYELEWTLSGKPFRTAPGNLMRAVSQAIGDITGLETEFSTTGGTSDGRFIAPTGAQVVELGPVNATIHKVNECVAVADLERLSQIYSRLLEILLTD; encoded by the coding sequence ATGTCCGCTATCCTAGAACTTGCGAAAAAATTGATTGCTTGCGCCTCGATTACCCCCCAGGATGCCGGCTGCCAGCCCCTTCTGGCTGAACGCCTCGAGGCCCTTGGGTTCCGGGGTGAGCGGCTACCCTTTGGTGAGGTAGACAATATTTGGTTGCGGCGGGGGCAAAAATCACCCGTGTTTGTATTTGCTGGCCACACCGATGTGGTCCCTCCTGGGCCAGCAGAGCAATGGTTGATTGACCCCTTTAAGCCTGAGATCCGGGATGAAATGCTGTATGGCCGCGGCGCTGCCGATATGAAAGGCAGCCTGGCCGCCATGGTCACCGCCAGCGAACGCTTTATTACTGTCCATCCAGATCACTTAGGATCTATCGCTTTTCTTCTCACCAGCGACGAAGAAGGCCAGGCAGTGAATGGGACCGTCAAGGTCGTGGAAACCCTGGAAGCCCGGGGTGAAAAAATCGACTACTGCCTGGTAGGAGAACCCACTAGCCGTGAGCGGGTGGGAGATATGGTCAAAAATGGCCGGCGGGGCTCCCTTAGTGGCCGTCTGCTTGTACACGGAACCCAAGGTCATGTGGCCTATCCCCATCTGGCCGACAACCCCATCCATGGGCTGACCCCGGTGCTAGTAACCCTCTGCGCTAGAGAATGGGATCGGGGCAATGAGGATTTCCCCCCCACTACTTTTCAAGTCTCAAACATCCATGGGGGAACAGGGGCGACTAATGTCATTCCCGGAGAGGTGGAAATTCTATTTAATTTCCGCTATTCCACGGAAGTGACCCATCAACAGCTGCAACAACAAGTGGAAGCAATACTGTCCCAGCATAATTTGAATTATGAGTTAGAGTGGACCCTCTCTGGCAAACCTTTCCGCACAGCACCAGGCAACTTGATGAGGGCAGTCTCCCAGGCGATAGGGGATATCACCGGTCTTGAAACAGAATTTTCAACGACCGGTGGAACTTCAGATGGAAGATTTATCGCCCCCACAGGGGCTCAGGTAGTGGAGCTGGGGCCCGTCAACGCCACCATTCACAAGGTGAACGAATGCGTTGCGGTCGCTGATCTGGAGCGGCTATCGCAAATTTACAGTCGCCTATTAGAAATATTACTTACCGATTAA
- a CDS encoding kinase: MDHSNSSILRLVGKGKRMGTLDARARHVLEQLEICTDRFWGVSEPPYAQKLETKCQLLSLVYSAFEVRCQQLQLVAPPLEMLWRVYLPLAQWIVAQGERAPMEVFVLGVNGAQGSGKSTLCSLLQVILEIGFGQRVAILSIDDFYLSRAERQHLADQVHPLLVTRGVPGTHDVPLAIDVLKSLQGANQETSTPLPVFDKALDDPLPREKWPAFQGKPDVILFEGWCVGAKPEPEQRLARPVNTLEAEEDVDGVWRGYVNQVLGSQYRRLFGLLDGLLFLKIPEFEVVYTQRLEQEQQLAQALRQGRIGRAGRRAMSMPELRRFIMHFQRLTEYLLEEMPGRADLVLEIDEHRQFQGVTQKDLFPS, encoded by the coding sequence ATGGATCATTCGAACTCTAGCATTCTTCGCCTGGTGGGGAAAGGCAAAAGGATGGGGACTCTTGATGCCCGTGCCCGCCATGTCCTTGAGCAGTTGGAAATCTGTACGGACCGGTTTTGGGGCGTATCCGAACCCCCTTATGCCCAGAAGCTGGAGACCAAGTGCCAGCTATTATCGTTAGTCTATTCCGCTTTTGAGGTCAGATGTCAGCAGTTACAGTTGGTGGCGCCACCGCTAGAAATGCTATGGCGGGTTTATCTCCCCTTGGCGCAATGGATAGTGGCGCAAGGGGAAAGAGCTCCAATGGAGGTGTTTGTGCTGGGGGTAAATGGGGCTCAGGGGTCTGGAAAGTCCACCCTTTGCAGTTTACTTCAGGTTATTCTTGAGATTGGTTTTGGACAGCGGGTAGCGATTTTGTCCATTGATGATTTTTATCTTAGCCGGGCCGAGCGCCAACATTTAGCGGACCAAGTCCACCCCCTATTGGTTACCCGGGGAGTGCCTGGCACTCACGATGTGCCCTTGGCCATTGACGTTTTAAAGTCCTTGCAAGGGGCGAACCAAGAGACTTCAACGCCATTACCGGTTTTTGACAAGGCGCTCGATGATCCCCTACCGCGGGAAAAGTGGCCCGCTTTTCAGGGAAAGCCGGATGTTATTTTATTCGAGGGATGGTGTGTGGGGGCCAAGCCTGAGCCTGAGCAGCGTTTAGCAAGGCCAGTGAATACTCTGGAGGCGGAGGAGGACGTTGATGGGGTGTGGCGAGGTTATGTCAACCAGGTATTAGGAAGCCAGTATAGGCGACTGTTCGGTTTGCTAGATGGGTTACTCTTTCTTAAGATACCTGAGTTTGAGGTAGTTTATACTCAGCGATTGGAGCAAGAACAGCAACTTGCGCAAGCACTTCGGCAGGGGCGGATAGGTAGAGCAGGTCGGCGTGCGATGAGTATGCCGGAACTTCGACGCTTTATTATGCATTTTCAACGGTTGACGGAGTACCTGTTGGAGGAGATGCCGGGGCGGGCCGATCTCGTGCTTGAAATTGACGAACATCGTCAATTTCAAGGGGTTACCCAAAAGGATCTTTTTCCGTCCTAA